In Deltaproteobacteria bacterium, the genomic window GGATTTCTGCAACCGGGACCAGGGCGCCGCCCGGTGATTTCCGTCTTTTTTCCATCGTAACCCATGCGAATCTGTGCTGTCATCCCGGCTTACAACAATGAGAAGACTATCTCCAGTGTCGTGGAGGGAACCCGGGCCCATATCCGAAATGTCATCGTAGTGGATGACGGTTCAACGGACGGGACCGGGGAACTCGCCATGAGGGCCGGTGCCCGGGTCATCGCTGTCGGCAGGAACCGGGGAAAGGGACACGCTCTCAAAATTTCCTTCCGCAGGGCCTTGGTCAGGGGATTCGACGGGGTCCTCACCCTGGACGCGGATCTGCAGCACGACCCCGGGGAGATTCCAAAGTTTGTCGAGTACTACTCGGCCCACAGACCGGGGATCGTGGTGGGGGACAGGATGCACGGCCGGGAGCGCATTCCCCGGGGACGGTACGTCCCCAACCGGGTGGGGACCTATGCCTTCTCCTGGCTCACGGGACAACCCATCCCGGATTCCCAGTGCGGCTTCAGGCTTTACGACCGGCGGGTCCTGGAAGAAGTTCCCATCCTGCACGACGGTTTCGAGGCGGAGACCGACCTGCTCCTCAGGGCCGCAAAACGAGGGTACCATATCGGTTTTGTTCCCATTCGAACGATTTATTTTGAAAAATCCGGGGGCCGCTCCGCCTATCGGCCCGTCAGGGATACGTTTCGGATCAGCATCGTCTTTTTGATGAACCTCTTCTGGAAGGACCGATGAAAGAAAGGATTCCCAGGCGAGTGGTTGTTACGGGGATGGGGGTGGTCTGCTCCATCGGGTGTTCCCTCGCAGCCTTCGAGGAGGGGCTGTTCCGGGGCCGTTGCGGGATCGGACACCTGTCCCTTTTCGACACGCGGGACTATCCCTGCCGGGCGGCCGCCGAGGTAAGGGGGGGAGATTTCGCCCTTCGAATGGGGAGGCGTCTCCCGAAGCGGGTTTCCCGCTGCGATCTCCTGGGGCTGGCCGCCGCCGAGGAGGCCTTCTCGAATTCAGGGCTGGACCTGGCCGCACAGGACCGGGAGCGCATCGGCGTTGTCCTGGGAGGAGGCGCAGGAGGTATGCTTTCCTGGGAAGGGTACCGGCGGGCCCGCTGGGCGGGCCGAAAGGCCATCAGGGCCTCCAGGCTCCTGGCTTCTTCCCCTTGCACCTTGGCGGACCTCCTGGGTTCCCGGTGGGATCTGGGAGGGTTCAGGACCACGATCACCACGGCCTGCTCTTCGAGCGCCACCGCCATCGGTCATGGGTTCGACCTGATCCGGCAAGGGATTCAGGACGTGGTCCTGACAGGGGGAAGCGAATCCCTGTCGGAGCTGACCTTTGCGGGGTTCAATGCATTGAGGCTCATGGATCCGCTACATTGCAGACCCTTTGACCGGAACCGGCAAGGTCTCTCACTAGGGGAGGGGGCGGCGATTCTCGTCCTGGAGGAGCGGGAGCAGGCGCTTTCCAGGGGGGCGAGGATTTACGGTGAGGTCCTGGGATATGCTATTAACTCGGATGCCTATCACATGACCTCACCAGATCCCGGGGCACGGGGAATGCGTCGAGTCATGGAGGCTGCCCTTGCCACGGCCGGGCTCCTACCGGACCAGGTGGACTACATCAACGCCCACGGAACCGGCACCAAGATTAACGACGCGGCCGAGACCCGGGCAGTCAAGGCCGTTTTCGGCGTGAAGAGGCGACAATCTCCCGCCGTCAGCTCCACCAAGTCCATGGTGGGACATTGCCTCGGGGCGGCGGGGGCCCTGGAGGCGGCAGCGACCCTTCTTGCCCTTTACAGGCAGCTCCTGCCGCCGACCGTACACCTCGAGTCACCGGACGAGGAGTGTGACCTGGACCATGTCCCCAACCAGGCGAGACCGACGGATGTCCGTTTCGCCCTGAGCAACTCCTTCGCCTTCGGGGGGAACAATACCTGCCTGGTTTTCGGCAGGGAAGGGGCCGGGGCCCCGAGTCATCTAAGGGAGCGCAACGTTGTGCGGTAAAATGAGTGAAATCGTCATTACAGGTATAGGGGTGATCAGTTCCCTGGGCGTGGGGCGGGAGGCCTTCTGGAGCGGATGCCGGGAAGCCCGATCGGGGATCAAGAGGGTATCGATCCCGGAGGCGGATTCCATGGGATGCAATGTCGCTGGCTGGATCGACGATTTCGATCCGCGGCGCTTCCTGTCCCCGAGGGTCTATCGCCGAATGAGCCGGGTCTCCCGGATGGCGGTGGCCGCCAGTTGCGAGGCCCTGGAGGACAGCGGGGTACCCCTGGATTCAGGCAGGGACCGCATAGCGGTGATCCTGGGAACGGCTTACGGGAGCAGTTCCCACGTAGAGGATTTTTATATGAGTCTCCTCGAGGGAGGTCCCCGCGGGGCACAGCCCTTTTTATTCCCAGAGACCGTTCCGAATGCCCCGGCGAGCCACGTAGCCATCGTCAACGGGATCACGGGACCCAACACCACCTTTTCCCAGAACGAGATCTCCGCCGAATGCGCCATTCTTTTTGGGGCGGATCTGCTGCGCCATCACCGGGCGGATGTGGTCCTTGCGGGAGGTGCGGAAGAACTCTCAGAAATGCTGTTTTTCTGCTATCAAGCCGTGGGCGCCTTGTGGAAGTTCAAGACGGAAAAGGAGGGCCCAGTGCCTTTTGAGCCCGGAGGAGGCATTGTCCTGGGGGAGGGGGCGGCAGTCCTGGTGATGGAGCGGGGAGAAGATGCCCTGGCCCGCGGCGCCAGGATTTACGGCCGCCTCCGTTCCTGCGTGATCCGGGGAGGTGAGGCGGACCTCGGGCACTATGAAACGAAAGGAACCCGGATGGCAAGGGCCATGGAAGAGGCGCTGGATGCAGCCGCCATGGGGACGGGAGATATCGACCGGATCCATGTCTCGGCCAATGGTACGGGGGAACTCGACCGGATGGAGCATGACCGGATCAAAGAAATGTTTGATAGAGGCGGGGAAGACTTGGAAGTCACGCCCCTGAAGTATCTCCTGGGAGATTTCGGCGCTGCAGGGGCCCTCCGTGCGGCCGCTGCGCTCTTGAGCCTGTATCACCGTCAGCCTCTACCCACGGTTCGGATCGGCACTCTCCTGGGCGACCCTCACGTTCCGGTATGGACGTTTCACCCGCCCGGCAGGTCCACGGGAATCCTCATGACCACTTCCACCTTCGGGGGTGGCTCCGCAACCCTGGTTTTCACCGAGGCCTCGGGTGCAGGCAGCCCATGAAGGTCCTCCTCATCTCCCCGAACATCGAATCCCTCCCGGACCCGGTCTTCCCCATCGGCGTGGCTTGCATCGCCGGGGCCTTGAAGGAGCGGGGAATCACCTTCAGAATCCTGGACCTTTGTTTTGTTCAAGATTTCGAGAAGGCCCTCGAGGATGAGTTGACATCCTACCCGCCTGATCTCATCGGCCTGTCCATCAGGAATCTGGACAACGTCAGTTGGCCCCACTACGTCTCCTACGTGCCTTTTTACCGCCGGGTGGTCGAGAGTGTGAGGCGTTATACCCGTGCACCGATATTCCTCGGAGGTAGCGGCTTTTCCCTGATGCCTGGGAAAGTGCTCGAGGTCCTCGGAGCGGATGGAGGCATCATCGGCGAGGGCGAGCGGGCCTTCACCCGGTTGGTTCAAGGCATTCAGGAGGCAGGGAAATGGCCCCTTGAGCCTGAAAAGAGAATCCTGTCTCCTGGCCCGATCCAAGACCTCGACGCCCTTCCCCTGCCCGACCGCTCCGGGTTCGACAATGAAGCCTACCTCATGAAGGGAGGCATGGGGAATATTCAGACGAAGAGGGGGTGTCCCTTCCGCTGCATCTACTGCACCTACCCCCTGATCGAGGGGACCCGTATGAGGTTGCGCAGCCCTTCACGGGTTTGCGACGAGATAGCCGATCTCCTGGATCAAGGAATCGACAATCTCTTTGTGGTGGACAGTGCCTTCAACTATCCTCCGGAACACGCCGAGGCCGTCTGCCGGGAAATGGTTCGTCGAAAGTTGCCGGTTCGGTGGAGCTGCTACCTCAATCCGGCCTTTGTCACGCCGCGTCTGATGGAGCTCATGGGGGAGGCGGGTTGCAGCGGGGTGGAATTCGGGACCGACGCAGCCCATCCCGAAATGCTCCGGAACCTGGGAAAGGGGTTCGGGATGGAAGATGTCCGGCGGGCGTCTGAAATCTGCCGACACTCCGGGATGCCTTTTTGCCATTCCCTCTTGCTGGGAGGTCCGGGAGAGAACCTGGATACGGCCCGGCGATCCCTGGAAACCGTAAGGACCATGGAACCTACGGCGGTTATCTGCATGGTGGGTATCCGGGTCTTTCCCGGAACCCGGCTCGCCCGTCTGGGTGAAAGGGAGGGAATTCCGGACCCCGCTTCAGATCTCCTCAATCCGGTATTCTACCTTGCTCCAGGTCTTGAGGAAGAAATCCTCTCCCTGGTGGAGGAGTTTTCCCGGGATAATCCCACCTGGATTTTCCCTGGCCTGAACATCAACATGAACCACGACTTGCAACGGAAATTGCGCCGCTTTGGGCTCAAGGGCCCCCTTTGGGAGTACATGGCAAGGGGGCGGCGGCGCCTTCCCACTGGTTCCCCCCGAAACGAGGGCTGATTCGCACCGGGAACCGGGCGGGAATACAAAGCAATGATTGAAGAAGATTTTTTAAACTCCCTCTATGGCATTTTTTGCCTTTCTTCACGCGTCCCGTCCGGTTGATAAAGATTCGAGACCTTTGAAAAACGCTCCCTTTTGCCCAATCCCGGCGTCAGGCTCAAATTTTAATCCTCGAAATACTTCAATGTATTCCTGTGGTTAAAATTTTCACCTTCCTTGACCTTGAACAAAATTGAACGTTTTTCAAAGGTCTCGATTCGTTGTTTCGTGTGGCCACATTTCTGGAAAAAGACTACATTTTATTATTATAATTTTCTGCTCGGTGCCGAATAGATAAAAAGAAGGAGAAGGCAAATACAGGACTGCCTGATCCTGCTTCCCGGGAATGGTAAAGCGGACACCCGCACTCCAGATGGGAAAGACTGTAAAGTGTTTCTTCCCGTTTGCTAGAAATTTCCTGAGAAGCGGTGATGAGGGAGGAGTATATGGGCCTTTCATGCCAATCACCGATTGCGTCTTCAAACAATGCCTCTCGCAGCCTCTCCTGGCTGGATGCCATACAAAAACCCGAATGGAAAAATGTCACTTTTGACAAGGGGGTAAGTGTCTCCTGGAGTCTCCTGGGCGAGAGAATTCTCTTGGCGCGGACCAAAGGGTACTCGACCCTGGTCCACGTAAGCCATGCCCTTGAAATGATGGAGGAGATTATTACAAGGGAGATACCGGGAGGTCCCTTTGTCTTCATTGAGGATTATTCCGATCTTCAGGGCTCTTCCAACGATTCAAGGCGTTATTACATAGATTTCATGAAAAGACAAAGGCGGCTTGCCGGACTGGTTTTTTTCGGCCTCTCATCTTCCATGAGCATCAGCATCAGGCTTGCACGTAGACTTCATATAGTCCCCTTTGATGTGCTTATCGCCAGAGATTACTCGGATGCTGTCGGCCTTGCCCTGGAAATCCTGCAACGGGCCGGAATCAGAACAGGACTCAGATACGAGGACGGCTGGGAGCTGGAAGTTGAAGGTTTCAGGGCAAGATTTGAGATGCTCGACAAGAACGTCCTGCATGTGGTTGCAAAAGGGTTCATGGGGGATAGGGCGGTGGAGCCTTTTTTCAGGGCATGTGAGAAGGCGGTTGAATCGATAGGATTTTTTGGAAACGAGTATCATCTTGTGATCTGTCTCTCGGAATTCAGCGGGATAAGTTATCACGGTAAAAAGAGGTTCATGCAAGGTCTTCTGAAATACCATGAAAAACATCCATTTGTTGAAAACATTTACTATGGGATGAATAGACGGCTGCGGACGACCATAAACCTTTATAAATCGATTGCCCCTTTCAAGGTAAGGACATGCCAGGACCTGGAAAGAGCTTTGGGCTCCCTAAAAGAAAATAGAGGCAGGACACGGCCTATAGTTCGAAAGGGTGTTGACCGTTGCTTGCAGAGGTACGTGGATGAACTGCTTGCATTCATCGGGAGCATAGATTGGGAGGCGGATGGGATCGAAGATACCGTGTCAATAGACCCTTCTGACCCCTTCAGGCCTGTAGTAGACGCAATTATGCTTGTAAAGACCGACCTGGATTATCTTTTCAAGGAACAAAAGAAGGCAAGGGAAGCCCTGGAGGAAAGCGAAAAGAAATATCGTGATATTTATAACAATATTTCTGATTTTCTCTATTTTCATGATCTGGAAGGAAACTTTACGGACACGAACGATGCATGGAAAAGAGAATACGGATTTTCTGACGAAGACCTGGCGGGATTACACCTCAGGGATATCCTTCCCAAACGGTATCATGCCCGGATCGGGAAGTATCTCGAACGAATAAAGAAGACCGGCAGGGATGAAGGCCTGATGACGGTGGTAAGCAAGGATGGCCGTGAACATGTAGTTGAGTATAGAAACTCCCTGGTTTACGGTCCGCATGGGCCTATCGGGGTCAGAGGATCAGCCAGGGACATTACAAAACGCATCGAGACGGAGAAGGCCCTCCGGGAAAGCGAGGAGAAATACCGTACCATCCTTCAGAATACACAGGAAGGTTATTATGAAACCGATCTTGCCGGGAACCTGGTCTTTTTCAATAATTCCATGTGTAGGATCCTCGGGTATGAAAGGGATGAATTGCTCAAAATGAATTTTCGGGATTACATGGATGGTGCCAATGCAAAAAAGGTATATCAGGTCTTCAACCAGGTTTTTCGGTCAGGGCAACCGGATAAGGGGTTCGGCTGGGAACTTGTCAGAAAAGATGGAAAGACGGTGTACGTTGAGTCATCCGTCACTCCCATTACGGACAAGAACGGAAAGGTGACGGGATTCAGGGGTGTCCTTCGTGATATCACGGAAAGAAAAAGGGCCGAGGAGGAGATCAAACGATACAGCGAACACCTCGAAGAGATGGTGCAGCAGAGGACCGCTGATCTTCAGGCCTCAGAGGAGAAATACCGAACCATCCTGGCAAGTATTGAGGATGGTTACTATGAGGTCGACCTTGCCGGAAACCTCGTGTTCTGCAATGACGCGCTCTGTAAGATTACGGGATATTCCAGAGATGAGATGATAGGGCTGAACAACCGGGACTATATGGAACCCCGGAACGCCCATAAACTTTACCTGAGTTACCATCAGGTCTATGAAACCGGGGTGCCGGTCCGAAGCGTGGAATGGGAGATGATCTCGAAGGACGGTACAAGAAAACACATGGAAAATTCCATTTCTCTCATCCGTGATGCTGAGGGCAGGCCGATCGGGTTCCGTGGTATTGTGAGGGATGTTACGGAAAGAAAAAGGCTGGAAAATGAGCTTGTAAAGAAGACAGAACTTGCAAATGCGGCAAGCAAGGCGAAAAGTGATTTCTTGGCCAATATGAGCCATGAAATCAGGACACCCCTTAACGGGATACTTGGCATGATTGAATTGCTCAAGGAAACCCGGCTTGAAGATCAGCAGAAGAAGATCGTTGATTCCATCAATTCCGAGGCCAGTTCCCTTTATGGCCTGATAAACAATATCCTGGACTTTTCAAAGATAGAAGCACGAAAACTGGAACTCGAGGAAGTGCTGTTCGATCTCAGCCTGATGATAGATGATATCGCTGCGGTCATGAGCATCAGGGCTTCACAGAAAAACCTCAGTTTTAAGATCACCATGGATCCGGCTATCCCGTCATGGGTGATTGGAGATCCAGGGAGGCTCCGTCAAATCCTTAATAATCTACTCAGCAACGCCCTGAAATTCACCCAAAAGGGTGAAATTGCGCTTAGTGGAGAAGTTGTCGAGGAGTTCGGGAAAAAGGTGAAGGTCCGTTTTTCCGTGAGGGATACCGGCATTGGTATTGCTGAACACAAGCAAAAGATCATTTTTGAGAGTTTCACTCAGGCTGATACGTCTACCACAAGGCGGTTTGGGGGGACCGGACTGGGCATTTCCATTGCAAAGCAGTTAGCCGAATTGATGGGGGGTGAAATAGGGGTTGAAAGCCGGGAGGGCAAGGGCAGCACATTTTGGTTCACTGCGGTTTTTAAAAGAGAAAAAGTCCGACCTGCCCTTTCTTCACAACAGGTGCCAAATCTCAAAAATCTGCGGGTGATGGTGGTGGACCCAAATCAATCCGGGTTGGTCCGGACATCTACGTGCCTTCGTTCTTGGGGCTGCAATCCCCTTGGCGTCTCCAGGGGGGCTGATGCGCTTAGAATGCTTGAGGAGGCAAGAAAAAAGGGAGAGCCTTTTGATCTGATCCTTACTGAGGTCCACATGCCGCAAATGAATGGGTTTGCCCTGGCCGAAGAGATCAGGGCCATGGGTCCGTTCGCCAAAATACCCATCATCGCCTTGACATCTGCAGGGGCTGTCGGGGAAGGAGACAAGTGCAGGGAGATAGGGATCCAGGGCTACCTGACAAGACCCATAAATGATGATGATCTACGCAGGGCCATAGAGCTTGTCCTTGCCTTGCCCATGAAGGGCGGAAAAAAAGGTTACAAGCTGATCACCAGGTATACCGTCTCCGAGATGAAAAAGAGGGCATTCCGAATTCTGCTGGTGGAGGACTATCCCACCAACCAGGAAGTTGCCATGAGACACCTGGAGGCGGCAGGGTACCAGGTGGAACTGGCGGAAAACGGCCGGGAGGCCGTCGAAATGTTTAAAAAGGGTAATTTCGATCTCATCCTTATGGATATTCAGATGCCTGTCATGGACGGCTGGCAGGCAACCGCCGCCATAAGGGAGCATGAAAAAAACAGTGTGAAAAAACCTATGGGCCATGTTCCGATTATCGCCATGACGGCCCATGCCCTTAAGGACGACAGGGACAAATGCCTTGAAGTGGGGATGGATGATTACATTACAAAACCGGTCAGGAGAAAGGAATTGCTGAGTGTTGTAGCCGCATGGCTTAACTCAGGACATAACCCGACAACTTCGGCCATGGGTCCGGACATTATTCGCCCGGAGGCATCCCATGAGGGACTCAGTCCGACGCATAGGCCGAGGTCGACTGAGGCGATGGACTTTCAAAAGGCACTTGCGGAATTTGAAGGAGACCGCGAATTCCTGATGGAGGTGGTGGAGGGTTTTTTACGAAACGCCGATACCCAGATCGAGACTATGCGACGTGCAATCGCCGATGGGGATGCCGAAACGCTCAGGAAAGAGGCCCATGCAATGAAGGGCGGGGCGGCCAACCTGACTGCCGAAAAAGTGGCACGGTATGCGTTGCGCCTCGAAAACTTGGGTAAGTCCGGGAAATTGGAAGAAAGCACTCCTGTGCTGAAAATGCTCTGTGAGGAACTGGATTGCCTTAAAAAATATATTAAGGAGAACATTATTGTTCCATGAAGAGAAACACCGTATCCGTCCTGAGCCCTCGTATGAGAAGTAGTTTGTCTTTAAAAGGGCCGTATGTGATGGCAAAAGAAACAAGGGTTGGGAGAGTGTGTCCCCTCCTGGGCTGGCTGTTGAATGCGATGAACCTTCCCCGGGATTTGAGCTGATACGGGGACATGCCCTGAACCAAAATCCGCGGGAGATGAGATGATGAGGATCCTTGTTGTCGACGATGAGCTTGTCAGCAGGAAAAAGATGCAGAAGATCCTGAGTAATTTCGGTGAATGTAGGTCGGTGCAGAGTGGAAGGCTTGCGATTGAGGAGGTAGAAGAGGCGTGGAGAAGTCACAGGCCGTTCGATCTTATCACCATGGATATCTCGATGCCTGATATGGATGGGATAGAGGCCGTGTATGAGATCAGGGAAAGAGAAAAGGACCTGATAAGACCTAATGGGGTAAGAACGAAGATCATTATGGTGACATCCCACGCTGACAAGGACAACCTGATTACCGCTATCCAGGCCGGGTGTGACGATTATGTGGTGAAACCTTTTGACCGCAAAATACTGGATGCCAAGATAGCGAAGCTCTTTCCCCATTCCATGACGTCCCCGTACATTTCCGCTCCTCGACCTCAACGAAGCAGGGAGGAGATCATCGCGGAGATCAGCGAGGAGTTCAGGCGGGGAGAGATTGATTTGCCATCGTTTCCGCGTATCGGGATGCGATTCAAGGAATTGGTAGAAAAAGGGGCGGGTTTTCAGGAGATGGCCGACCTTTTGAAACAGGACGTGGCTATCTCCGCCAAGCTTATCAGTATGTCAAACTCCCCGTTTTACCGTGGGGTAAAAAAGAATATTTCCTTGGAACAGGCGATAAACCGTTTGGGGGTTTCCATTACGAAGCAATATGTATATGCGATCTGCAGCAAGGAGTTCTTTGAAACGGGAAACCGGCTCTTCTCGCCCTTTGTGGAAAAATTGTGGCGGCACAGTCTCGCCTGTGCCTATGCCTCGGAAGTGTTGTCCGGTGTCCTTGGGGTATGGGTACCAGAGGATGCTTTCACGGCCGGCCTTTTGCACGACATCGGAAAACTGATCCTGCTGGATGTCATCAGCAAACTGGAGGAACATGGGCAGGCAGGAATAATGCTCGAAGACAATACGATATCAGTACTTCTCGAGAAATTCCATGGTGAATTCGGTGCAGGCCTGCTCAAAAAGTGGGCCTTTTCGCCATTGCTTGTTGAAATTGCGCGGTACCATAATGATCTTTCCGGGTTAGGCAATTCCTCCGGGGAGTTGCTCGTTGTTCATCTCGCCAACATGCTGGTAAAGAGCATGGGATATGATGTTTCGGGGGCAAACGTGGAAAACGTGCTGGAAACGGATTCCGCCCGCCTTCTGAATATAGGACATGAAGGGATCTTAGAGGTGAAGAGGCTCGTGCAGGAACGTATGGAAGAACTGGGTGATATCCTCAAATGAACATGCATGACAGTGATAGGGGGAACGTTCCTGCTTGCTCATAACTTTTTTGGGAGGAGGGGGTTATCATGAAAAAGTGGGGGAAGGTTGTCTTATTCGTGGCCTTTATCCTTCTTGCGGTCGGGTGCGCCGGATCGAGCCCTTACATGCGGCAGTCTTCTCCACCGGGCGACAATCCACCCGCGGACAAGGCACGGGTCTATTTCATGAGACCTTCGGGTTTCGGGTTCGCGGTCCATTTCCAGATATGGGATCGGGAGAACCTCATCGGGTTGGCCCAGGCGAAATCCTACTTCGTTTATGAATGTGATCCCGGGAAGCACCTTTTCATCGGCATCGCCGAGAATAAGCGTGCCGTCGAGGCCGATCTGAAGGCAGGAAAGAGTTATTATATCCTGACCCAGGTAAAGATGGGTGGATGGAAGGCCCGAATGGGCTTCATCCCGGTCAGGAGGAATTCGGAATACTGGGACCAGGTGGAGCGATACAGGCGGGATCTTCTCTTCACCTCTCCGGACAGGGCTCAGTTAGAAAGGTGGCTGGCCGCCAATGGATCTAAGGCCACGGCCGTAATCCGCCACACCATCCAATTCCTGGAGACCCCCGAGGGGCGGAAATATGTTGAGTACCTTGGAGAAGGGGACGGCAGATGACAGGACCTGGGGCACCTCAACCGTTGAGAGATCCTGGGGAGGGTTGATTACACGAGCTTTCCCTTTTTATTCTCTTTAAGCGGTGGTGGAAATAGCGGATGAGGCCGCGGATGGATTTCCAGCTTCGAAGGTAAAAGGAGAGGTTTGCCCAGATTAGCCAAAACTGCAATTCAAGGCGCGGGATCCTGGGATGATCGAAAACCGCGTGAACGGCATCGAACTTGCTCCAGTCTCTCTCCGTGATCCTTTCCTTCAATTGCTCATAGAGCGCCGTTCCCGGGTAGGGTGTAAGGAGAGTGAACTGAGCCGTCTGCGTGTTCAGTTTCCTGGCGAAGCGGATAGTGGCCAGAAGATCCCTTCTACTCTCTTCCGGCGCCCCCAGGATATATGCCGCGAGGACTTCGATACGGTTTTTGCGGAAGATTTCTACCGCCTCCCGGACCTGCTCCGGGCCGATTCCCTTGTGGAAACGCTTTAGCTGGGCCGGGCTGGGGGACTCGACCCCCACGAAGACGTTCCTCGCTCCGGCCTCGGCCATGTGCTGTATCAAGTGGGGATTTCGAACGGCGGTGTCCGCCCTGCAGAAGCACCACCAGTGAACATCCAGGTCTTTTTGAAGGATTCCCTCGCACAATTGGTGGATCCTTTCCGGTGAGCCAAGGAAGTTGTCGTCCAGGAAGGCAACGGCCCTGTATCCCAGGTCCTTAACGAGGTATTCCAACTCCGAGAGGATGTTTTCGGAACTCCTGGCCCGCCACTTAGGGCCGTCGAAGCTGGTGGAGGAGCAGAAGCGGCACCCGTAAGGACACCCACGGCTGGTGTGAAGGGACATCAGGGGACGGGTTCCCAGGCGGGAAGGGGCATAGAGGGATAGGTCCACCAGATCCCTGGCCGGAAAGGGAAGGGAATCCAGGTCATGGATGCGTTCGGGGGGGGCGGTATCCTGGGGCCCGCCTGGAGCAGGAAAGATCAGGCCGGGGATGGAGCCGGGGTCTCCACCATTTTCCCAGCAATCGAGGAGATCAGGGAAAACCTTTTCCCCTTCCCCCTTGACGACGGCATCAACATGGCCCGATGAGAGGATTTCTTCCGCACAGAACCATGGATGGGGTCCTCCCATGACCACCCTGGCACCGGCCCCTTTGGCCAGCCGGGCCAGTTCGCGGGCCCAGGGGTAGCGGCTGGTATCGCAATATATGCCGACGACATCTGAGGAAGAAAAGTCGGGCCGTCGGCGTTCGACCGCCAGATCCGCGACCCGAACGAGGTGCCTTCTGGCTCGAGCCGCGGCGGCCACGTAAAGGAGGCCCAAAGGTGGGAGAAGGATCCCGGCACGACGAAAGGTGTCCCGGGACGGAGGGTTCAGGAGAAGGACTCGCATGTCAGGTCGGGATTAGATGAAGCAAGGGTTTAAGGGTTTTCAGCCTACCGGAAAGAGCCAGTGTGCAAACCTTTCGTCCTTCCCGGCCACGATGTCGTTCAACAAGGCCGAGATCCTGCCGGTGACGGCACCTGGGATGGGGGAGAGAATTCTCTCCTCGCATCTCTTTACAGGTAGGACTTTCATGGGGGTGCAGGAGAAAAAGATTTCTTCTGCGTTTTGGAGGAGTTCCGGCGGAAACCTCCCTTCCCTCACTTCAATTCCAAGGGTCTTTCCCGCCTCTATGATGGACTTGCGGGTGATACTCTTCAGGACAGTGCCTTCGGACGGGGTCAGCAGGACACCATCCTTGACCAGGAAGATGGATTCGGTGCCCCCCTCTGCCAGGAATCCTTGGGTATCCAGCATGACGGTAAAGTCAAAGCCCTTTTCCAGGGCCTCTTTTCGGGCCATCATTCCGTTGAGATAATTTGCGGCTGCTT contains:
- a CDS encoding cobalamin-dependent protein (Presence of a B(12) (cobalamin)-binding domain implies dependence on cobalamin itself, in one of its several forms, or in some unusual lineages, dependence on a cobalamin-like analog.); the protein is MKVLLISPNIESLPDPVFPIGVACIAGALKERGITFRILDLCFVQDFEKALEDELTSYPPDLIGLSIRNLDNVSWPHYVSYVPFYRRVVESVRRYTRAPIFLGGSGFSLMPGKVLEVLGADGGIIGEGERAFTRLVQGIQEAGKWPLEPEKRILSPGPIQDLDALPLPDRSGFDNEAYLMKGGMGNIQTKRGCPFRCIYCTYPLIEGTRMRLRSPSRVCDEIADLLDQGIDNLFVVDSAFNYPPEHAEAVCREMVRRKLPVRWSCYLNPAFVTPRLMELMGEAGCSGVEFGTDAAHPEMLRNLGKGFGMEDVRRASEICRHSGMPFCHSLLLGGPGENLDTARRSLETVRTMEPTAVICMVGIRVFPGTRLARLGEREGIPDPASDLLNPVFYLAPGLEEEILSLVEEFSRDNPTWIFPGLNINMNHDLQRKLRRFGLKGPLWEYMARGRRRLPTGSPRNEG
- a CDS encoding glycosyltransferase family 2 protein codes for the protein MRICAVIPAYNNEKTISSVVEGTRAHIRNVIVVDDGSTDGTGELAMRAGARVIAVGRNRGKGHALKISFRRALVRGFDGVLTLDADLQHDPGEIPKFVEYYSAHRPGIVVGDRMHGRERIPRGRYVPNRVGTYAFSWLTGQPIPDSQCGFRLYDRRVLEEVPILHDGFEAETDLLLRAAKRGYHIGFVPIRTIYFEKSGGRSAYRPVRDTFRISIVFLMNLFWKDR
- a CDS encoding beta-ketoacyl-[acyl-carrier-protein] synthase family protein; amino-acid sequence: MKERIPRRVVVTGMGVVCSIGCSLAAFEEGLFRGRCGIGHLSLFDTRDYPCRAAAEVRGGDFALRMGRRLPKRVSRCDLLGLAAAEEAFSNSGLDLAAQDRERIGVVLGGGAGGMLSWEGYRRARWAGRKAIRASRLLASSPCTLADLLGSRWDLGGFRTTITTACSSSATAIGHGFDLIRQGIQDVVLTGGSESLSELTFAGFNALRLMDPLHCRPFDRNRQGLSLGEGAAILVLEEREQALSRGARIYGEVLGYAINSDAYHMTSPDPGARGMRRVMEAALATAGLLPDQVDYINAHGTGTKINDAAETRAVKAVFGVKRRQSPAVSSTKSMVGHCLGAAGALEAAATLLALYRQLLPPTVHLESPDEECDLDHVPNQARPTDVRFALSNSFAFGGNNTCLVFGREGAGAPSHLRERNVVR